Part of the Oncorhynchus nerka isolate Pitt River linkage group LG14, Oner_Uvic_2.0, whole genome shotgun sequence genome is shown below.
TTGTGAGGACAACTATTCCCATGGTTGTATTTAAACTGGACTTCTGCATTTTCATTAACTGGAGTTAAGATATGTAattcttaaaaatatatatatatatttttttaagattCTGCAAAAACAATGTGAAGTGAAATGTTTATAGGTTCTTTTGCCCATGATAAAACCATGCATTGTAAATACATTTTCTGGTCTTCCTGACAATTAAAAGCCATTGGTGAATGGAAGTTTTTGAATGAGTATTGTTCCACCAGCTAAATCATAACCTTACTTATAATAATATTGCCATCTCATGGAACCGAATTAATGATAATGCTTTAGTCTTCTAATGTACAAATAACCTATGACCTCTTAAAGACAACTCAAGTCAAATATATTATTTTAATATGATTGTATTTTTGGTAAAAACAATGTTTTAGTGGAAGTGAAAACACATTTTAAACCAATACATACATAGATTATTTCATAAGGTATCATCTTTCATTCACAGTGAAAAAAGTCAAACAAGTCCACAAACTACATTGTCCTCTTCTATCCCTAAGCATAGTAAATGATAGGCTTGCCTGTCTGTGTGAGCCATGGAAAAACCACTGCTTTGAATAGGGCCCTGCTTTGGGCCCATTTCAGTGTTAAGTCCTTTGGGTGTTTTTCAGTTTGTGCCAGAGAAAAGCAGCGGGCCTACAAAACACCTGCCCACAGTGACAGGAGAAGGGCATCCGGCACTCTTTCCTCAGCTTCAAAGTTATGCTGTCACCTGGACATCGAGTCGTGTTGGAAGTTCCAACCATGTGCTGTGCGAGGCACTTTGCTCCGTCGAAGGTCTCCCCGCAGGCAGTGCATATGTAGCGGGTGGCCTGGGCGTGCTGGAGGTAGTGGCGCAGGAGGTGCAACCGCCGCAGGAACGACCTACCACAGTGGCAGCGGTACTGCCGGGAGCCCCGGTGGAGGTAGCGGTGCTTCACACTGAGCGAGGGCTGCTGCGAGACGGCGCCGCACTGGCGGCAGGTGTAGGTGCACTTGGAGCGCCAGCTCATCTTCATGCGTTTCTCCAGGGCCAGCTCCTTACTTCTATTCACAAACATACACATGATGCTTAGAGGGGCTGGGGCAAAGGCACGGGTAAGGGGGAAGACTGCGCTAGAGGGGGGGTATGGACAGGTGAGAGGTGGATCATGGTGATTTTCCCCGGGGCAGAGGCTGAGACAGGTCTAGGGGATGGGGTGTTGGGGGATCTGATAGGGTCCATGGCTAGGGCAATGGGCCTGGGTGTCTGCTGTTGGACAGATTTTGCCTGATGGACAGTCTGTTGCAGAAGGTTAGAGAACTGCCCAAGGGGCTTTGCTGTGTTAGTCTGCATGGGTGCCGTGACCTGAGGTTTGGGAGGGTTGGTCTGTGGGGCCACTGGGACCAGCCTGGCCATTTTCGCTGGACCACCACCAGTGTTGTCAAAGAGCAAGGTGGCCACCACAGGAACAGCTGGCTGGGAAGAGGAGGTGGTAGACAGCATTACTCTAGGCAGAGACACAGTAGACTGTCCAGCAGCTGTTAGCGGTCCAACTGCATTGGGGCCCTGATCAGCTACAGGGACTGGGGCCAGTCGTTTCAGCTCCTTATTTCGACTACTGCAACACATCAGGGTGGAGCTACTGGGGCTCTGCCGGCCTGAGGTGGTAGAGATAGCCATGGGTACGAAGGAGAAAGTCGTAGCGGAGGACCCACCAGCTTGGGTGACCAGCTTGTCAGCGTGAGCTAAAACAATATGGTCCACCAGACTGCCCTCAGTAAGAAAGTAAGCTTTACACATAATGCATTGGATACCCTTCTGCTTATTGCAGTACTTCATGTGATGTTCTAGACTAGTGAAGGGCCCTCTGCCGCAATGGACACAGGCACCTTTGTCAGGCGTCTCTGTGACTGGGCTCTGAACTCGGGATTTGGTACTGTGATAGGAAATCATATGGTTGGCCAGAACATCACTAGGAAAGAAAAACTTGCACACAGAACATTGGATGCACTTCCTCTTAGAGCAGGTCTTCATGTGGTTGTCCAGATTAGTGAATGGCCCTTTGCCACAATGGTCACAGGTACCTTTGTCAGGGGTCTCTGATGGGATACTGTGAAAGAGAACCTTATGGTCGGCCAGGGCTGTCTCTGTAGGAAAGAAAACGTTGCAAACAAAGCATTTGAAGCCCTTCTTCCCAGAGCAGGTCCTCAAGTGGATATCCAGACTAGTGAATGGACCTCTGCCACAATAGAGACAGGTACCTTCAGGGGTCTCTGAGTCTGTGCTCTGGACTTGGTATGGGATGCTCTGGACTTGGTATGGGGTGCTATGGACATGGTATGGGGTGCTATGATAGCAAACCATATGATCAGCCAGGACCGATTCAGTAGGAAAAAAAACTTTGCACACAGAGCATTTTAAGCCCTTCTGCTTAGAGCAGGTCCTCATGTGGATGTCCAGACTAGTGAATGGTCCACAGCCGCAATAAACACAGACACCTTGGTCAGAGGTCTTTGATGTGGCACTGTGATATTGAAGATTATGGTCCACCAGGGATTTCTCAGAAGGAAATTGGACTTTGCACTCAGAGCATTGGAAGGACCAATCCCTAGAGCAGCTCCTCAAATGGAAGTCCATATCAGTGAATGGCCCTCTGCCGCAAACAGCACACATAGTGGAAAGCTGTCCGTGAACTGAAACGTTATGGTTCTGCAGGGCCTTCCTATTATGGAAGAGTACCCTGCACTCAGTGCATGTAAGACCTTTCCAACTGCAGCCTCTCAAATGGACGTCCATATTAGTGAATGGCCCGGTTCCACAATGGATACACGTAGTGGGATCAGGGACATATGGGGGGGATGTGTTTTTTTTGAGACAGTTGTGGTTTTTGTAGATGGCCAGATCGGGGAAGACCTGACGGCAGAACTCACAGGTGTACATTTGGCCCGATATGGCTTCAGAGTGAGTCCGAACCTCATGGTCCAACATGGCCATCTCGGTAGGGAAGACGGCTTGGCATAAAGAGCATTGAAAGTCCTTCATATTGCAGGTCTTCACATGAAAGTCCATATTATGATACGGTCCTTTGGTGCAATAGATGCAATAATAAGGCTTGACCTGGGACAACTTGGTCAGGGGCTGCTTAGTCCGGGATGGCCGGGTCTTGGCTTTCCGTGTGCGCACAGGAGTGTAAGAAGACCCACTGGATTCCCCAGTGCTGCTGGACCCCGAGTCAGAATCTGATAACTCTTCTGGGTCAAATTCTGACTCCCGCTCAGACGAGGAAGGCTCACCCTCTTGGTCAATAAGCATCTCAGCATCCTCGTCCTCTTTTTCGCTCTGGATGTCATTCTTCCTATCCTCCCGTTTGCTTTTAACTTCCTCCTGCTCTTCTTCACTCAGCATGATGTCCTCCTCATCGATATCAGTTTCTCCGCTGCTCTCTGTTAACCTGTCGTTGTCTGTTCCTCCTGCACTCTCAGTGTCTTCGCTATGTTCACTCCCCTCTCCATCGCTGATAGCCTCATCCGACTGGAGGGGGGCGCCATCaacctcaacccctctctccagtATGACACGGATCCTCAGTGAGGGAGTCAGAATGGAGGGGCCTAGGGTCAGAGTGGAAGGGTCTGGTTTgacatcttcctcctcctccagcctATGTCTGGTCTTTGTCATTTTCCCATTGCTTTCCATGCTATACGTATGGTCTAGGGTCACTGCTGAAGGTAGAGTACACTGTGCATTTAAAGTCTCCTCACTGTCATTTAAGCCATCATTTGAGGTGTCCTCATGGTCAAGAGCCACCactgaaggtacagtataatgtccCTTTAAAGTTTCCTCACTGCCATTCAAGCCATCATTTGAGTTGTCCTCATGTTTGACGGCCAAGGCTGAAGGTAGAGTATACTGTCCCTTTAAAGTCTCTTCACTGCTATTCAAGTCCTTATTTGAGATGTCCTCAAGGGGTGTATTTAACAAATCGGTGAACAAGTGTATTCCAATGTGCTTGTTGAGATCCCACAAGTTGCTGAAATGCAGCTGGCAGTTACTGCAATGGAGGACTAAGTTTGGGTGTGCGTTGACTAAGTGCTTAGCCAGTGATATTGTGCGACTGAAAGTCACCTGACATATGTTGCAGGACGTTGAGACCTTGGACCTGTGGCTCTCAAAGTGTTCGATCAACTCCTGGCCAGACATGAATTGCACGCCACATTCCCAGCACTTTCCCCCCAGCTCCATGGAATGCATGCCGTAAGCAGAGATGCTGTCCCCTGACAGGTCACAATCATCGTCACTCGAGTCCTCTGGCATGGAAAACGGACGTGGCACAGAAAACCTGGGGATCTCCTGCAATTCACAGCAAAATTACTTATTAGAGACAAAGTGAGTAAATTAATCAATCAATAGTTTACAAAGTGATGACTATTGACTGACCACAAATATATTATTGTTTGCCAATTGCTTACATATGATGCAGGGACTAGTGAATGTCAATAAATAGAGCATTGGAAACAGCATATTCAAAGCCTAACAGCCAGAGTAGTTTTTCTTAATCAATTTATTAAAATGATATGTTCTGTATTTTGGATGTAAATGGCATTTTATTGAAGTATGCAGACACTgagatttcacttgtttttgagaaacttACCCCACCAGCAATACACATGATATTCTGTCATTCCGAACTTTAATCACACctttatcaaatcaaactttatctgTCACAATCGCTGAACAcaacaatgtaaatagtccggtggccatttgattaattgttcagcagtcttatggcttgggggtagccgctgttgaggagccttttggttctagacttggcgctccggcactgcttgccgtgcggtagcagtgaaaacagtctataacttgggtgactggagtctgacaattttatgggctttcctctgacaccaccgattatataggtcctggatggcaggaagcttggccccagtgatgtactggggcatacgcactaccctctgtagcgccttacggtcagatgtcgagcagttgccataccaggcggtgatgcaccTAGTCAagatactctcgatggtgcagctgttgaaccttttgaagatctggggaccgatgccaaatcttttcagtctcctgaggggaaatgtTTTGTTGTTCCCTCTTCATGattgtcttggtatgtttggaccattatagtttgttggtgatgtggacaccaccaaggaacttgaaactcttgacccgctccactacagcctcgttgatgttaat
Proteins encoded:
- the LOC115140826 gene encoding zinc finger protein 699-like isoform X4, whose amino-acid sequence is MCIAGGEIPRFSVPRPFSMPEDSSDDDCDLSGDSISAYGMHSMELGGKCWECGVQFMSGQELIEHFESHRSKVSTSCNICQVTFSRTISLAKHLVNAHPNLVLHCSNCQLHFSNLWDLNKHIGIHLFTDLLNTPLEDISNKDLNSSEETLKGQYTLPSALAVKHEDNSNDGLNGSEETLKGHYTVPSVVALDHEDTSNDGLNDSEETLNAQCTLPSAVTLDHTYSMESNGKMTKTRHRLEEEEDVKPDPSTLTLGPSILTPSLRIRVILERGVEVDGAPLQSDEAISDGEGSEHSEDTESAGGTDNDRLTESSGETDIDEEDIMLSEEEQEEVKSKREDRKNDIQSEKEDEDAEMLIDQEGEPSSSERESEFDPEELSDSDSGSSSTGESSGSSYTPVRTRKAKTRPSRTKQPLTKLSQVKPYYCIYCTKGPYHNMDFHVKTCNMKDFQCSLCQAVFPTEMAMLDHEVRTHSEAISGQMYTCEFCRQVFPDLAIYKNHNCLKKNTSPPYVPDPTTCIHCGTGPFTNMDVHLRGCSWKGLTCTECRVLFHNRKALQNHNVSVHGQLSTMCAVCGRGPFTDMDFHLRSCSRDWSFQCSECKVQFPSEKSLVDHNLQYHSATSKTSDQGVCVYCGCGPFTSLDIHMRTCSKQKGLKCSVCKVFFPTESVLADHMVCYHSTPYHVHSTPYQVQSIPYQVQSTDSETPEGTCLYCGRGPFTSLDIHLRTCSGKKGFKCFVCNVFFPTETALADHKVLFHSIPSETPDKGTCDHCGKGPFTNLDNHMKTCSKRKCIQCSVCKFFFPSDVLANHMISYHSTKSRVQSPVTETPDKGACVHCGRGPFTSLEHHMKYCNKQKGIQCIMCKAYFLTEGSLVDHIVLAHADKLVTQAGGSSATTFSFVPMAISTTSGRQSPSSSTLMCCSSRNKELKRLAPVPVADQGPNAVGPLTAAGQSTVSLPRVMLSTTSSSQPAVPVVATLLFDNTGGGPAKMARLVPVAPQTNPPKPQVTAPMQTNTAKPLGQFSNLLQQTVHQAKSVQQQTPRPIALAMDPIRSPNTPSPRPVSASAPGKITMIHLSPVHTPPLAQSSPLPVPLPQPL
- the LOC115140826 gene encoding uncharacterized protein LOC115140826 isoform X1, with amino-acid sequence MSLYHLCVSQCLCVWISLCLLCVTQNVGSQYMVAMEMAAEDIVIQETLGAEVELLEDMNKAHKKSPPDREHSENHNFISTPVHLEIPRFSVPRPFSMPEDSSDDDCDLSGDSISAYGMHSMELGGKCWECGVQFMSGQELIEHFESHRSKVSTSCNICQVTFSRTISLAKHLVNAHPNLVLHCSNCQLHFSNLWDLNKHIGIHLFTDLLNTPLEDISNKDLNSSEETLKGQYTLPSALAVKHEDNSNDGLNGSEETLKGHYTVPSVVALDHEDTSNDGLNDSEETLNAQCTLPSAVTLDHTYSMESNGKMTKTRHRLEEEEDVKPDPSTLTLGPSILTPSLRIRVILERGVEVDGAPLQSDEAISDGEGSEHSEDTESAGGTDNDRLTESSGETDIDEEDIMLSEEEQEEVKSKREDRKNDIQSEKEDEDAEMLIDQEGEPSSSERESEFDPEELSDSDSGSSSTGESSGSSYTPVRTRKAKTRPSRTKQPLTKLSQVKPYYCIYCTKGPYHNMDFHVKTCNMKDFQCSLCQAVFPTEMAMLDHEVRTHSEAISGQMYTCEFCRQVFPDLAIYKNHNCLKKNTSPPYVPDPTTCIHCGTGPFTNMDVHLRGCSWKGLTCTECRVLFHNRKALQNHNVSVHGQLSTMCAVCGRGPFTDMDFHLRSCSRDWSFQCSECKVQFPSEKSLVDHNLQYHSATSKTSDQGVCVYCGCGPFTSLDIHMRTCSKQKGLKCSVCKVFFPTESVLADHMVCYHSTPYHVHSTPYQVQSIPYQVQSTDSETPEGTCLYCGRGPFTSLDIHLRTCSGKKGFKCFVCNVFFPTETALADHKVLFHSIPSETPDKGTCDHCGKGPFTNLDNHMKTCSKRKCIQCSVCKFFFPSDVLANHMISYHSTKSRVQSPVTETPDKGACVHCGRGPFTSLEHHMKYCNKQKGIQCIMCKAYFLTEGSLVDHIVLAHADKLVTQAGGSSATTFSFVPMAISTTSGRQSPSSSTLMCCSSRNKELKRLAPVPVADQGPNAVGPLTAAGQSTVSLPRVMLSTTSSSQPAVPVVATLLFDNTGGGPAKMARLVPVAPQTNPPKPQVTAPMQTNTAKPLGQFSNLLQQTVHQAKSVQQQTPRPIALAMDPIRSPNTPSPRPVSASAPGKITMIHLSPVHTPPLAQSSPLPVPLPQPL
- the LOC115140826 gene encoding zinc finger protein 699-like isoform X3; translated protein: MVAMEMAAEDIVIQETLGAEVELLEDMNKAHKKSPPDREHSENHNFISTPVHLEIPRFSVPRPFSMPEDSSDDDCDLSGDSISAYGMHSMELGGKCWECGVQFMSGQELIEHFESHRSKVSTSCNICQVTFSRTISLAKHLVNAHPNLVLHCSNCQLHFSNLWDLNKHIGIHLFTDLLNTPLEDISNKDLNSSEETLKGQYTLPSALAVKHEDNSNDGLNGSEETLKGHYTVPSVVALDHEDTSNDGLNDSEETLNAQCTLPSAVTLDHTYSMESNGKMTKTRHRLEEEEDVKPDPSTLTLGPSILTPSLRIRVILERGVEVDGAPLQSDEAISDGEGSEHSEDTESAGGTDNDRLTESSGETDIDEEDIMLSEEEQEEVKSKREDRKNDIQSEKEDEDAEMLIDQEGEPSSSERESEFDPEELSDSDSGSSSTGESSGSSYTPVRTRKAKTRPSRTKQPLTKLSQVKPYYCIYCTKGPYHNMDFHVKTCNMKDFQCSLCQAVFPTEMAMLDHEVRTHSEAISGQMYTCEFCRQVFPDLAIYKNHNCLKKNTSPPYVPDPTTCIHCGTGPFTNMDVHLRGCSWKGLTCTECRVLFHNRKALQNHNVSVHGQLSTMCAVCGRGPFTDMDFHLRSCSRDWSFQCSECKVQFPSEKSLVDHNLQYHSATSKTSDQGVCVYCGCGPFTSLDIHMRTCSKQKGLKCSVCKVFFPTESVLADHMVCYHSTPYHVHSTPYQVQSIPYQVQSTDSETPEGTCLYCGRGPFTSLDIHLRTCSGKKGFKCFVCNVFFPTETALADHKVLFHSIPSETPDKGTCDHCGKGPFTNLDNHMKTCSKRKCIQCSVCKFFFPSDVLANHMISYHSTKSRVQSPVTETPDKGACVHCGRGPFTSLEHHMKYCNKQKGIQCIMCKAYFLTEGSLVDHIVLAHADKLVTQAGGSSATTFSFVPMAISTTSGRQSPSSSTLMCCSSRNKELKRLAPVPVADQGPNAVGPLTAAGQSTVSLPRVMLSTTSSSQPAVPVVATLLFDNTGGGPAKMARLVPVAPQTNPPKPQVTAPMQTNTAKPLGQFSNLLQQTVHQAKSVQQQTPRPIALAMDPIRSPNTPSPRPVSASAPGKITMIHLSPVHTPPLAQSSPLPVPLPQPL
- the LOC115140826 gene encoding uncharacterized protein LOC115140826 isoform X2: MSLYHLCVSQCLCVWISLCLLCVTQNVGSQYMVAMEMAAEDIVIQETLGAEVELLEDMNKAHKKSPPEIPRFSVPRPFSMPEDSSDDDCDLSGDSISAYGMHSMELGGKCWECGVQFMSGQELIEHFESHRSKVSTSCNICQVTFSRTISLAKHLVNAHPNLVLHCSNCQLHFSNLWDLNKHIGIHLFTDLLNTPLEDISNKDLNSSEETLKGQYTLPSALAVKHEDNSNDGLNGSEETLKGHYTVPSVVALDHEDTSNDGLNDSEETLNAQCTLPSAVTLDHTYSMESNGKMTKTRHRLEEEEDVKPDPSTLTLGPSILTPSLRIRVILERGVEVDGAPLQSDEAISDGEGSEHSEDTESAGGTDNDRLTESSGETDIDEEDIMLSEEEQEEVKSKREDRKNDIQSEKEDEDAEMLIDQEGEPSSSERESEFDPEELSDSDSGSSSTGESSGSSYTPVRTRKAKTRPSRTKQPLTKLSQVKPYYCIYCTKGPYHNMDFHVKTCNMKDFQCSLCQAVFPTEMAMLDHEVRTHSEAISGQMYTCEFCRQVFPDLAIYKNHNCLKKNTSPPYVPDPTTCIHCGTGPFTNMDVHLRGCSWKGLTCTECRVLFHNRKALQNHNVSVHGQLSTMCAVCGRGPFTDMDFHLRSCSRDWSFQCSECKVQFPSEKSLVDHNLQYHSATSKTSDQGVCVYCGCGPFTSLDIHMRTCSKQKGLKCSVCKVFFPTESVLADHMVCYHSTPYHVHSTPYQVQSIPYQVQSTDSETPEGTCLYCGRGPFTSLDIHLRTCSGKKGFKCFVCNVFFPTETALADHKVLFHSIPSETPDKGTCDHCGKGPFTNLDNHMKTCSKRKCIQCSVCKFFFPSDVLANHMISYHSTKSRVQSPVTETPDKGACVHCGRGPFTSLEHHMKYCNKQKGIQCIMCKAYFLTEGSLVDHIVLAHADKLVTQAGGSSATTFSFVPMAISTTSGRQSPSSSTLMCCSSRNKELKRLAPVPVADQGPNAVGPLTAAGQSTVSLPRVMLSTTSSSQPAVPVVATLLFDNTGGGPAKMARLVPVAPQTNPPKPQVTAPMQTNTAKPLGQFSNLLQQTVHQAKSVQQQTPRPIALAMDPIRSPNTPSPRPVSASAPGKITMIHLSPVHTPPLAQSSPLPVPLPQPL